A single region of the Streptomyces caelestis genome encodes:
- a CDS encoding M4 family metallopeptidase, whose product MTTHGGFEPVFCTIVPPHVLDKLARAEDPALAGPARRTLERDALERTHRRLTTVVGAPSVTPPAGAEPARPHRTVHDARHGTDLPGHKVRGEGDKPGKDATVNRAYAGLGATFELLLKAYRRDSIDGNGLPLNATVHYDREYNNAFWNGEQMVFGDGDGEIFLDFTIPIDVIGHELVHGLTQYTANLTYFGQPGALNESVSDVFGSLIKQYTLGQTAAEADWLIGAGLLAPRVTGKALRSMKEPGTAYDDDVLGKDPQPATMDDFVRTGRDNGGVHINSGIPNHAFYLAATALGGHAWERAGQIWYDVLTGGELKEQAMFADFATLTVKAARERFGDGEELDAVSKAWERVGVRTL is encoded by the coding sequence ATGACGACTCACGGGGGCTTCGAGCCCGTCTTCTGCACCATCGTTCCGCCCCATGTCCTCGACAAGCTCGCCCGGGCCGAGGACCCCGCGCTCGCCGGGCCCGCCCGCAGGACCCTGGAGCGCGACGCCCTGGAGCGCACCCACCGCCGGCTGACCACGGTCGTCGGCGCCCCGTCCGTGACCCCGCCCGCCGGGGCCGAGCCCGCGAGGCCCCACCGCACCGTCCACGACGCCCGGCACGGCACGGACCTGCCCGGCCACAAGGTGCGGGGCGAGGGCGACAAGCCCGGCAAGGACGCCACCGTCAACCGCGCCTACGCCGGTCTCGGCGCCACCTTCGAACTGCTCCTGAAGGCGTACCGGCGCGACTCGATCGACGGCAACGGCCTTCCGCTGAACGCGACCGTGCACTACGACCGCGAGTACAACAACGCCTTCTGGAACGGCGAGCAGATGGTCTTCGGCGACGGGGACGGGGAGATCTTCCTCGACTTCACCATCCCGATCGACGTCATCGGCCACGAACTCGTCCACGGCCTCACGCAGTACACGGCCAACCTCACCTACTTCGGCCAGCCCGGCGCGCTGAACGAGTCCGTGTCGGACGTCTTCGGCTCGCTCATCAAGCAGTACACGCTCGGCCAGACCGCCGCCGAGGCCGACTGGCTGATCGGCGCGGGCCTGCTCGCCCCGCGGGTGACGGGCAAGGCGCTGCGCTCCATGAAGGAGCCGGGCACGGCGTACGACGACGACGTCCTGGGCAAGGACCCGCAGCCGGCCACGATGGACGACTTCGTCCGCACCGGCCGCGACAACGGCGGCGTCCACATCAACTCGGGCATCCCGAACCACGCCTTCTACCTGGCGGCCACGGCCCTCGGCGGCCACGCCTGGGAGCGCGCGGGGCAGATCTGGTACGACGTGCTGACCGGCGGCGAGCTGAAGGAGCAGGCGATGTTCGCCGACTTCGCCACGCTCACCGTCAAGGCCGCGCGGGAGCGGTTCGGCGACGGGGAGGAACTGGACGCCGTGTCGAAGGCCTGGGAGCGGGTCGGGGTGCGGACCCTGTAG
- a CDS encoding glucarate dehydratase family protein, protein MNLAITDVRLTPILVADPPLLNTQGVHQPYTPRLIVEVVTADGVTGVGETYGDTKYLELARPFAERLMGRQVSDLNGLFTVADQVAVDASRVDDAVDVGGLRGVQTADKLRLSVVSAFEVACLDALGKALGLPVHALLGGKVRDAVEYSAYLFYKWAGHPESVACEKDDWGAAVDPAGVVAQARRFTERYGFTSFKLKGGVFPPDEEIAAVRALAEAFPGHPLRLDPNGAWSLETSLRVAQELGDVLEYLEDPTLGTPAMAEVAERTGVPLATNMCVTTFAEIKEAFTRGAVQVVLSDHHYWGGLRNTQQLAAVCRTFGVGVSMHSNTHLGISLAAMTHVAATVPNLHHACDSHYPWQSEDVLTERLAFEGGKVTVSDAPGLGVELDRERLAVLHRRWLDDDGALRDRDDAAAMRVADPEWVTPSVPRW, encoded by the coding sequence GTGAACCTCGCCATCACCGACGTACGGCTGACGCCGATCCTGGTCGCGGACCCGCCGCTGCTGAACACGCAGGGCGTGCACCAGCCGTACACACCCCGGCTGATCGTCGAGGTCGTCACGGCGGACGGGGTCACGGGCGTGGGGGAGACCTACGGCGACACCAAGTACCTGGAGCTGGCCCGGCCCTTCGCCGAGCGGCTGATGGGACGCCAGGTCAGCGACCTGAACGGCCTGTTCACGGTCGCGGACCAGGTGGCGGTGGACGCCTCCCGGGTCGACGACGCCGTCGACGTCGGCGGGCTGCGCGGTGTCCAGACCGCCGACAAGCTGCGTCTTTCCGTCGTCTCCGCCTTCGAGGTGGCCTGCCTCGACGCCCTCGGCAAGGCCCTCGGGCTGCCCGTGCACGCGCTGCTCGGCGGCAAGGTGCGCGACGCCGTCGAGTACAGCGCCTACCTGTTCTACAAGTGGGCCGGTCACCCGGAGAGCGTCGCCTGCGAGAAGGACGACTGGGGAGCCGCCGTCGACCCGGCCGGGGTGGTGGCACAGGCCCGCCGGTTCACCGAGCGGTACGGCTTCACCTCCTTCAAGCTCAAGGGCGGTGTCTTCCCGCCCGACGAGGAGATCGCGGCCGTCCGGGCGCTCGCCGAGGCGTTCCCCGGGCACCCGCTGCGGCTCGACCCCAACGGCGCCTGGTCCCTGGAGACCTCGCTGAGGGTGGCGCAAGAGCTCGGGGACGTCCTGGAGTACCTGGAGGACCCGACCCTCGGCACCCCCGCCATGGCCGAGGTCGCCGAGCGGACCGGGGTGCCGCTCGCCACCAACATGTGCGTGACGACCTTCGCCGAGATCAAGGAGGCGTTCACCAGGGGTGCCGTCCAGGTGGTGCTCTCCGACCACCACTACTGGGGCGGACTGCGCAACACCCAGCAGCTCGCCGCCGTCTGCCGCACCTTCGGCGTCGGCGTGTCGATGCACTCCAACACCCACCTGGGCATCTCGCTCGCCGCGATGACCCATGTGGCGGCCACCGTCCCGAACCTCCACCACGCCTGCGACTCCCACTACCCCTGGCAGTCGGAGGACGTGCTCACCGAGCGGCTCGCCTTCGAGGGCGGCAAGGTGACCGTGTCCGACGCGCCCGGGCTCGGCGTGGAGCTCGACCGTGAGCGGCTGGCCGTACTGCACCGGCGGTGGCTGGACGACGACGGTGCGCTGCGGGACCGCGACGACGCGGCGGCCATGCGGGTCGCCGACCCGGAGTGGGTGACGCCCTCGGTGCCCCGCTGGTAG
- a CDS encoding hemolysin family protein, producing MSPQLALGAVALVVVAWLFACAEAGLARVSSFRAEEAARSGRRGSAKLAQVAADPTRYLNVALLVRVACEMAAAALITYGCLMEFDNTTEALLIAIAVMVLVSYVAVGVSPRTIGRQHPLNTATVSAYVLVPLARIMGPIPSLLILIGNALTPGKGFRRGPFASEAELRALVDLAEKESLIEDDERRMVHSVFELGDTLVREVMVPRTDLVVIERFKTIRQALTLALRSGFSRIPVTGESEDDIVGMVYLKDLVRKTHISRDAESEQVSTAMRPAFFVPDTKNAGDLLREMQKERNHVAVAVDEYGGTAGIVTIEDILEEIVGEITDEYDRELPPVEDLGKDRYRVTARLDIGDLGELYGLEAFDDEDVETVGGLLAKALGRVPIAGASSLVELPDGRELRLTAEAAAGRRNKIVTVLVEPVDPADPPQDEEQKPE from the coding sequence ATGAGTCCGCAACTCGCCCTGGGCGCGGTCGCCCTGGTCGTCGTGGCCTGGCTCTTCGCGTGCGCGGAGGCGGGCCTCGCGCGCGTCTCCAGCTTCCGTGCCGAGGAGGCCGCGCGCTCCGGCCGCCGGGGCAGCGCCAAGCTGGCCCAGGTCGCCGCCGACCCGACCCGCTATCTGAACGTGGCACTGCTGGTGCGCGTCGCCTGCGAGATGGCCGCCGCCGCGCTGATCACGTACGGCTGCCTGATGGAGTTCGACAACACGACCGAGGCCCTCCTGATCGCCATCGCGGTCATGGTCCTCGTGTCGTACGTCGCCGTCGGCGTCTCCCCGCGCACCATCGGCCGCCAGCACCCGCTGAACACGGCGACGGTCTCGGCGTACGTCCTGGTGCCGCTGGCCCGGATCATGGGCCCGATCCCGTCGCTGCTGATCCTCATCGGCAACGCGCTCACCCCCGGCAAGGGCTTCCGCCGGGGCCCCTTCGCCTCCGAGGCGGAACTGCGGGCGCTGGTCGACCTCGCCGAGAAGGAGTCGCTCATCGAGGACGACGAGCGCCGCATGGTGCACTCGGTCTTCGAGCTGGGCGACACCCTGGTCCGCGAGGTCATGGTCCCGCGCACGGACCTGGTGGTGATCGAGCGCTTCAAGACCATCCGCCAGGCCCTCACCCTCGCCCTGCGCTCCGGCTTCTCCCGGATCCCGGTGACCGGCGAGAGCGAGGACGACATCGTCGGGATGGTGTACCTGAAGGACCTGGTCCGCAAGACGCACATCAGCCGCGACGCCGAGTCCGAGCAGGTGTCCACGGCGATGCGCCCGGCGTTCTTCGTGCCCGACACCAAGAACGCGGGCGACCTGCTGCGCGAGATGCAGAAGGAGCGCAACCACGTCGCCGTCGCCGTCGACGAGTACGGCGGCACCGCCGGCATCGTCACCATCGAGGACATCCTCGAGGAGATCGTCGGCGAGATCACCGACGAGTACGACCGCGAACTGCCGCCGGTGGAGGACCTCGGCAAGGACCGCTACCGGGTCACCGCCCGCCTGGACATCGGCGACCTGGGCGAGCTGTACGGCCTGGAGGCGTTCGACGACGAGGACGTCGAGACGGTCGGCGGTCTGCTGGCCAAGGCGCTGGGCCGGGTTCCCATCGCCGGTGCCTCGTCCCTCGTGGAACTCCCCGACGGCCGGGAACTGCGCCTGACAGCGGAGGCCGCGGCCGGCCGCCGCAACAAGATCGTGACGGTGCTGGTGGAGCCGGTGGACCCGGCGGACCCTCCACAGGACGAGGAGCAGAAGCCGGAATGA
- a CDS encoding GH1 family beta-glucosidase, with the protein MATDAGNPIPRFPAGFLWGVSTSAHQIEGAADEREPSVWDAFTAEPGRVKDGSTAAVACDHYHRHREDVALLAGLGVNAYRFSVSWPRVRSGKGLDFYDRLVDDLCAAGVRPVPTLFHWDLPADLDWLERDTAARFADYVSLVAGRLGDRVTKWITLNEPAEHTLLGHALGVHAPGRQLLFDALPAAHHQLLAHGLAVRALRAAGAADIGIANSHGPTWAASTEAEDMAAAEFYDVLLNRLFADPVLLGRYPDGIGELMPGDVEADLEVIAEPVDWYGVNYYAPTRVGAPQGTDITFGGVAMPAELPFSVREITGHPVTDFGWPVVPEGLTELLTAFHDRYGDRLPPVVITENGCSYPGVDDQDRIAYLDGHIRVLHRALEEGVDVRGYFVWSLLDNFEWAEGYARRFGLVHVDFETLARTPKSSYRWYRELLRAQGTTA; encoded by the coding sequence ATGGCGACTGACGCAGGCAATCCGATCCCCCGCTTCCCGGCCGGCTTCCTCTGGGGCGTGTCGACCTCGGCGCACCAGATCGAGGGGGCCGCGGACGAGCGCGAGCCGTCCGTGTGGGACGCCTTCACGGCCGAGCCGGGCCGGGTGAAGGACGGCTCGACGGCGGCGGTGGCCTGCGACCACTACCACCGCCACCGCGAGGACGTGGCCCTGCTGGCCGGCCTCGGCGTGAACGCCTACCGCTTCTCGGTCTCATGGCCCCGGGTGCGCTCCGGGAAGGGCCTCGACTTCTACGACCGGCTGGTGGACGACCTGTGCGCGGCGGGCGTCCGCCCGGTGCCGACCCTGTTCCACTGGGACCTGCCGGCGGACCTCGACTGGCTGGAGCGGGACACGGCCGCGCGCTTCGCCGACTACGTCTCGCTGGTCGCCGGCCGCCTCGGGGACCGGGTGACCAAGTGGATCACCCTCAACGAGCCCGCCGAACACACCCTGCTGGGCCACGCCCTGGGCGTGCACGCGCCGGGCAGGCAGCTGCTGTTCGACGCGCTCCCGGCCGCCCACCACCAGTTGCTGGCCCACGGCCTGGCCGTACGGGCCCTGCGCGCCGCGGGCGCCGCCGACATCGGCATCGCCAACTCGCACGGCCCGACCTGGGCGGCGTCGACCGAGGCGGAGGACATGGCGGCGGCCGAGTTCTACGACGTGCTGCTGAACCGCCTGTTCGCCGACCCCGTGCTGCTGGGCCGGTACCCGGACGGCATCGGCGAGCTGATGCCCGGGGACGTCGAGGCCGACCTGGAGGTGATCGCCGAGCCGGTCGACTGGTACGGCGTCAACTACTACGCGCCGACGCGCGTGGGCGCCCCGCAGGGCACCGACATCACCTTCGGCGGTGTCGCCATGCCCGCCGAACTCCCCTTCTCGGTCCGGGAGATCACCGGCCACCCGGTCACCGACTTCGGCTGGCCGGTCGTGCCCGAGGGCCTGACCGAACTCCTCACCGCCTTCCACGACCGCTACGGCGACCGGCTCCCGCCCGTCGTCATCACCGAGAACGGCTGCTCCTACCCGGGCGTCGACGACCAGGACCGCATCGCCTACCTGGACGGCCACATCCGGGTCCTGCACCGGGCGCTGGAGGAGGGCGTCGACGTGCGCGGCTACTTCGTGTGGTCCCTGCTCGACAACTTCGAGTGGGCGGAGGGCTACGCACGCCGCTTCGGCCTGGTCCACGTCGACTTCGAGACCCTGGCACGGACACCGAAGTCGTCGTACCGCTGGTACCGGGAACTACTGCGGGCCCAGGGAACTACGGCTTGA
- a CDS encoding IclR family transcriptional regulator, which translates to MSDTGGVREVKSAARTVELLELLAARGDRPARLQELADELGVPRSSMYALLQTLIARGWVRTDVTGSLYGIGIHALLTGTSYLDSDPRVRVVRPYLDEASEALGETIHMGRLDGRDVAYLATRESHEYLRTISRVGRRLPAHVGALGKALLAERPDAELPEGPYEALTANSHTSRESLAADLARVRVRGWSVDREEGVTGIVGFGFALRYDTPALDAISCSVPVARLTPEHEERIVAVMREIRAKVEATVPGAGSVHWR; encoded by the coding sequence ATGTCAGACACAGGGGGCGTCCGCGAAGTGAAGTCCGCGGCCCGCACGGTCGAGCTGCTGGAACTCCTCGCGGCCCGCGGCGACCGCCCGGCACGGCTGCAGGAGCTGGCCGACGAACTCGGCGTGCCCCGCAGCTCGATGTACGCACTGCTCCAGACCCTGATCGCGCGCGGCTGGGTCCGCACCGACGTCACCGGCTCCCTGTACGGCATCGGTATCCACGCCCTGCTCACCGGCACCAGCTACCTCGACTCCGATCCGCGGGTCCGGGTCGTACGGCCGTATCTCGACGAGGCGTCCGAGGCGCTCGGCGAGACGATCCACATGGGGCGGCTCGACGGCCGGGACGTGGCGTATCTGGCGACGCGGGAGTCGCACGAGTACCTGCGCACGATCAGCCGGGTGGGGCGGCGCCTGCCCGCGCACGTCGGGGCCCTGGGCAAGGCCCTGCTGGCGGAACGCCCGGACGCGGAACTGCCCGAGGGGCCGTACGAGGCGCTGACCGCGAACTCGCACACCAGCCGGGAGTCGCTGGCGGCCGACCTCGCCCGGGTCCGGGTTCGCGGCTGGTCCGTGGACCGGGAGGAGGGCGTGACCGGCATCGTCGGCTTCGGGTTCGCGCTGCGCTACGACACCCCGGCGCTGGACGCGATCAGCTGCTCGGTGCCGGTGGCCCGGCTCACGCCGGAGCACGAGGAACGGATCGTCGCCGTGATGCGGGAGATCCGGGCGAAGGTGGAGGCGACGGTTCCGGGGGCCGGGTCGGTGCACTGGCGTTAG
- a CDS encoding MmcQ/YjbR family DNA-binding protein, whose protein sequence is MTPQELRAFCLSFNATVEDFPFSPEISVFKVQGKLFALSHLYARPLKVNLKCDPDDAIRLRREHEGLIVPGWHMNKRHWNTVTVDGGLPDRLVRELIEDSYDLVVAGLPRADRLRLDRS, encoded by the coding sequence ATGACCCCGCAGGAACTGCGCGCGTTCTGCCTGTCCTTCAACGCGACGGTCGAGGACTTCCCGTTCAGCCCGGAGATCTCGGTCTTCAAGGTCCAGGGCAAGCTGTTCGCCCTGTCCCACCTCTACGCGCGCCCCCTGAAGGTCAACCTCAAGTGCGACCCGGACGACGCGATCCGGCTGCGCCGCGAGCACGAGGGCCTGATCGTCCCGGGCTGGCACATGAACAAGCGGCACTGGAACACGGTCACGGTGGACGGGGGACTCCCGGACCGGCTGGTCCGGGAGCTCATCGAGGACTCGTACGACCTCGTCGTCGCGGGCCTGCCGCGAGCGGACCGCCTGCGCCTCGACCGCTCGTGA
- a CDS encoding protealysin inhibitor emfourin: protein MRIQVRRTGGFAGIERHAEVDTTGRPDAPEWHALAERAVAAGRSTPPIGVPDGFGYQITVDGKTVYAADPRLTDEQRKLISRVLKEGP from the coding sequence ATGCGTATTCAGGTGAGGCGCACGGGCGGGTTCGCGGGCATCGAGCGGCATGCCGAGGTGGACACCACCGGCCGCCCCGACGCCCCCGAATGGCACGCACTGGCCGAGCGGGCGGTCGCCGCCGGCCGGAGCACGCCGCCGATCGGGGTTCCGGACGGGTTCGGCTACCAGATCACCGTGGACGGGAAGACGGTGTACGCGGCCGACCCGCGGCTGACGGACGAGCAGCGGAAGCTGATCTCGCGGGTGCTGAAGGAAGGGCCGTAA
- the ybeY gene encoding rRNA maturation RNase YbeY yields MSIDVNNESGTEVDEQAILDIARYALARMRIHPLSELSVIVVDAAAMEQLHMQWMDLPGPTDVMSFPMDELRPPSKDDDEPPQGLLGDIVLCPEVAEKQGKEADTQHSMDEELQLLTVHGVLHLLGYDHEEPDEKAEMFGLQAAIVDGWRAERGLTGPSPAPTVS; encoded by the coding sequence ATGTCGATCGACGTCAACAACGAGTCAGGTACCGAGGTCGACGAGCAGGCGATCCTCGACATCGCCCGCTACGCGCTGGCGCGGATGCGCATCCACCCGCTCTCCGAGCTCTCGGTGATCGTGGTGGACGCCGCCGCCATGGAGCAGCTGCACATGCAGTGGATGGACCTGCCCGGCCCGACGGATGTCATGTCCTTCCCGATGGACGAGCTGCGGCCGCCGTCCAAGGACGACGACGAGCCGCCGCAGGGGCTGCTCGGCGACATCGTGCTGTGCCCGGAGGTCGCGGAGAAGCAGGGCAAGGAAGCCGACACGCAGCACTCCATGGACGAGGAGCTCCAGCTGCTCACCGTCCACGGAGTGCTGCATCTGCTGGGCTACGACCACGAGGAACCGGACGAGAAGGCCGAGATGTTCGGTCTCCAGGCGGCCATCGTGGACGGCTGGCGCGCGGAGCGGGGCCTGACCGGCCCGTCCCCGGCGCCGACGGTCTCGTAG
- a CDS encoding PhoH family protein, with translation MTQTPTAHTPAQEQARAHFTVPAQHPMVTVLGSGDALLRVIEKAFPAADIHVRGNEISAVGDPVDVALIARVFDEMMLVLRTGQPMTEDAVERSIAMLKASEDGESDGQETPAQVLTQNILSSRGRTIRPKTLNQKRYVDAIDKHTIVFGIGPAGTGKTYLAMAKAVQALQSKQVNRIILTRPAVEAGERLGFLPGTLYEKIDPYLRPLYDALHDMLDPDSIPRLMAAGTIEVAPLAYMRGRTLNDAFIILDEAQNTSPEQMKMFLTRLGFDSKIVITGDVTQVDLPDGTKSGLRQVQDILDGVEDVHFSRLSSHDVVRHKLVGRIVDAYEQYDTEHGTQNGAHKGRGKSGHKGK, from the coding sequence ATGACTCAGACACCCACAGCTCACACCCCCGCGCAGGAGCAGGCGAGAGCACACTTCACCGTCCCCGCCCAGCACCCCATGGTGACCGTGCTGGGGTCCGGCGACGCCCTCCTGCGCGTGATCGAGAAGGCCTTCCCGGCGGCCGACATCCACGTCCGGGGCAATGAGATCAGCGCGGTCGGCGACCCCGTGGACGTCGCCCTCATCGCCCGCGTGTTCGACGAGATGATGCTGGTGCTCCGCACCGGACAGCCGATGACGGAGGACGCAGTGGAACGCTCGATCGCCATGCTCAAGGCGAGCGAGGACGGGGAGAGCGACGGCCAGGAGACCCCTGCCCAGGTGCTCACGCAGAACATCCTGTCCTCGCGAGGCCGCACGATCCGCCCCAAGACGCTCAACCAGAAGCGCTACGTGGACGCGATCGACAAGCACACGATCGTCTTCGGTATCGGCCCCGCGGGTACCGGCAAGACCTACCTGGCGATGGCCAAGGCGGTGCAGGCCCTGCAGTCCAAGCAGGTCAACCGCATCATCCTGACCCGCCCGGCGGTCGAGGCCGGAGAGCGGCTCGGATTCCTCCCGGGCACGCTCTACGAGAAGATCGACCCGTACCTGCGCCCGCTCTACGACGCGCTGCACGACATGCTCGACCCGGACTCGATCCCGCGGCTGATGGCGGCGGGCACGATCGAGGTCGCGCCGCTCGCCTACATGCGCGGTCGCACGCTCAACGACGCCTTCATCATCCTGGACGAGGCCCAGAACACGAGCCCCGAGCAGATGAAGATGTTCCTCACCCGCCTCGGCTTCGACTCGAAGATCGTGATCACGGGTGACGTGACGCAGGTCGACCTCCCGGACGGGACGAAGAGCGGTCTGCGGCAGGTGCAGGACATCCTGGACGGCGTCGAGGACGTCCACTTCTCCCGGCTGTCGTCCCACGACGTGGTCCGGCACAAGCTGGTGGGCCGTATCGTCGACGCGTACGAGCAGTACGACACCGAGCACGGCACCCAGAACGGCGCGCACAAGGGCCGCGGCAAGTCCGGGCACAAGGGGAAGTAG
- the era gene encoding GTPase Era yields the protein MGAMSVRTQSSEEPAEAVHRAGFACFVGRPNAGKSTLTNALVGQKVAITANQPQTTRHTVRGIVHRPDAQLILVDTPGLHKPRTLLGERLNDIVRTTWAEVDVIGFCLPANEKLGPGDRFIAKELASIKKTPKIAIVTKTDLVDSKTLAEQLIAIDQLGKELGFEWAEIVPVSAVGDKQVGLLADLIVPLLPEGPALYPEGDLTDEPEQVMIAELIREAALEGVRDELPHSIAVVVEEMLPREDRPADKPLLDIHAFVYIERPSQKGIIIGPKGKRLKEVGIKSRKQIEALLGTPVFLDLHVKVAKDWQRDPRQLRKLGF from the coding sequence ATGGGCGCCATGAGCGTTCGTACCCAGTCATCCGAAGAGCCGGCCGAAGCTGTCCACAGGGCTGGCTTCGCCTGCTTCGTGGGCCGTCCCAACGCGGGCAAGTCCACCCTCACGAATGCTCTGGTCGGCCAGAAGGTGGCGATCACGGCGAATCAGCCCCAGACGACGCGGCACACCGTGCGGGGCATCGTGCACCGCCCGGACGCCCAGCTGATCCTGGTCGACACCCCTGGGCTGCACAAGCCGCGCACGCTGCTGGGCGAGCGGCTGAACGACATCGTGCGCACGACGTGGGCCGAGGTGGACGTGATCGGCTTCTGCCTGCCGGCGAACGAGAAGCTCGGCCCCGGTGACCGCTTCATCGCGAAGGAACTGGCGTCCATCAAGAAGACGCCGAAGATCGCCATCGTCACCAAGACCGACCTGGTGGACAGCAAGACGCTCGCCGAGCAGCTCATCGCGATCGACCAGCTCGGCAAGGAGCTGGGCTTCGAGTGGGCCGAGATCGTCCCGGTGTCGGCGGTCGGCGACAAGCAGGTGGGCCTGCTGGCCGACCTGATCGTCCCCCTGCTGCCGGAGGGTCCGGCGCTCTATCCCGAGGGTGACCTGACCGACGAGCCCGAGCAGGTCATGATCGCGGAGCTGATCCGGGAGGCCGCGCTGGAGGGCGTCCGCGACGAGCTCCCCCACTCCATCGCCGTGGTCGTCGAGGAGATGCTCCCCCGCGAGGACCGCCCCGCCGACAAGCCCCTCCTCGACATCCACGCCTTCGTCTACATCGAGCGTCCCAGCCAGAAGGGCATCATCATCGGCCCCAAGGGCAAGCGCCTGAAGGAGGTCGGCATCAAGTCCCGCAAACAGATCGAGGCCCTGCTGGGCACGCCGGTGTTCCTGGACCTGCATGTGAAGGTCGCCAAGGACTGGCAGCGGGATCCGAGGCAGCTGCGCAAGCTGGGGTTCTGA
- a CDS encoding cytidine deaminase, giving the protein MTDSSALDPEDRKIVTLARSARARNGVPEGAAVRDETGRTYVAGTVALDSLQLSALRTAVAMAVASGARSLEAAAVVTEAQDVPAEDRAAVRDLGGAGTPVLVAGPDGTVRTTVTAG; this is encoded by the coding sequence ATGACCGACAGCAGCGCGCTCGACCCCGAGGACCGCAAGATCGTCACCCTGGCCCGTTCCGCACGGGCCCGCAACGGCGTGCCCGAGGGGGCGGCCGTGCGGGACGAGACCGGCCGGACGTATGTCGCGGGGACCGTGGCCCTCGACTCCCTGCAGCTCAGTGCCCTCCGGACGGCCGTGGCGATGGCGGTGGCCTCGGGCGCGAGGTCGCTGGAGGCGGCGGCGGTGGTGACGGAGGCGCAGGACGTGCCCGCCGAGGACCGGGCGGCCGTACGGGATCTGGGGGGCGCCGGGACGCCGGTGCTGGTGGCGGGGCCCGACGGAACGGTCCGGACCACGGTCACCGCCGGCTGA
- a CDS encoding carbohydrate kinase family protein: MIASTAPAGKGPAGKGSHRQSQVDPLAPLRAPDDPPWDVYLTGTVFLDIIFTGLDSAPVRGTESWARGMGSSPGGVANMATALARLGLRTSLAAAFGDDHYGDYCWDALEHGEGIDLSTSRTVSGWHSPVTVSMAYEGERTMVSHGHEPPSEEPAPECPPRSRAAVASLAPGVSAPWIAQAASKGTRVFGDVGWDDTGAWDLAALPDLRHCEAFLPNAEEAMRYTGADCPRAAAHALAEYVPLAVVTLGADGAYAVDRRTGETAEVPAIEVEALDPTGAGDVFVAGFVTGTLADWPLADRLAFAGLTAALSVQEFGGSLSAPGWSEIAAWWRRVQSVEGQDPEALRRYGFLAGLVSEELVRPWPLRRAVPTIGFRRSA; this comes from the coding sequence GTGATCGCGTCCACCGCCCCGGCAGGAAAGGGCCCGGCCGGAAAGGGATCGCACCGCCAGAGCCAGGTCGATCCCCTCGCCCCGCTGCGCGCGCCGGACGACCCGCCTTGGGACGTCTACCTCACCGGGACCGTCTTCCTCGACATCATCTTCACCGGGCTCGACTCCGCCCCGGTGCGCGGGACCGAGTCCTGGGCGCGCGGGATGGGATCGAGCCCCGGCGGCGTCGCCAACATGGCCACCGCCCTGGCCCGCCTCGGCCTGCGTACGTCCCTCGCGGCGGCCTTCGGCGACGACCACTACGGCGACTACTGCTGGGACGCCCTGGAGCACGGCGAGGGCATCGACCTCTCCACGTCGCGCACGGTGTCCGGCTGGCACTCCCCGGTGACGGTCTCCATGGCCTACGAGGGGGAGCGCACGATGGTCTCGCACGGCCACGAGCCGCCCTCGGAGGAGCCCGCCCCCGAGTGCCCGCCCCGCTCGCGAGCCGCCGTCGCCTCCCTCGCCCCCGGCGTCAGCGCGCCCTGGATCGCCCAGGCCGCGAGCAAGGGCACGCGGGTCTTCGGCGACGTCGGCTGGGACGACACCGGCGCGTGGGACCTGGCGGCGCTGCCCGACCTGCGGCACTGCGAGGCCTTCCTGCCGAACGCGGAGGAGGCCATGCGGTACACGGGCGCGGACTGCCCCAGGGCGGCGGCGCACGCGCTGGCCGAGTACGTGCCGCTCGCGGTGGTCACGCTCGGGGCGGACGGGGCGTACGCGGTGGACCGGCGTACGGGGGAGACGGCCGAGGTGCCGGCGATCGAGGTCGAGGCGCTCGATCCGACGGGGGCGGGGGACGTGTTCGTCGCCGGGTTCGTCACCGGGACGCTGGCGGACTGGCCGCTGGCGGACCGGCTGGCCTTCGCCGGGCTGACCGCGGCGCTGTCGGTGCAGGAGTTCGGGGGGTCGTTGTCGGCGCCGGGGTGGTCGGAGATCGCGGCGTGGTGGCGGCGGGTGCAGTCGGTGGAGGGACAGGATCCGGAGGCGTTGCGGCGGTACGGATTCCTTGCGGGGCTGGTGTCGGAGGAGTTGGTCAGGCCCTGGCCCTTGCGACGGGCCGTGCCGACGATCGGGTTCCGGCGCTCGGCGTGA